ATCtgcctctcttttttctctctatcaATGCTTGAAAGAACCCAACTACAGCACCAATACATAGAATTGCCTGTAGCTATGATCATCCTCactaataataagataaaatgatgggaaatcaatatatatgtattatgcTTAGGGAAAAATCAGATtcaaatattaacaaaatgTTTGGCTGCAGATATGAGGATGAACCAGTGGAGCCTGAGATTGAAGTAAGGAGTCATTTTTGCTTCCTGGAAGAATATGATGAACTgaatttttatgggttttttttcttttcttttcttttcattcaaacaGTTGATTAACATATTGCCTGAATGATGGGCAGGAAGGTGCTGAGGAAGAAGTggagaataataacaatgaAGACGTTGCTGGAGATCCCGTTGAAACtgaggagaaagaagagcaGCAACCGGTACAGCGCCCTCGTAAAACCTCAAAATATATGACAAAGTATGAGCGTGCCAGAATCTTGGGTACCCGCGCTCTCCAGATCAGGTTTTCTTTTCATAACCTATCAGTCTAAAATTTTGCTGTCTAGTTGGGTTGATTCCATAATAAGATATCATTTTCCTTCTTGGTGAGCAGCATGAATGCGCCTGTGATGGTTGAGTTGGAGGGTGAAACTGACCCACTCGAGGTTAGATTATTTAACAGCTATCTGATGGCACTTTCCTGAAAAAGCTTTGttagattaaattttaatagCAGATCCTTCATCTCGTTCTTTCatcttatatattcatgcaaCCAGACCTTTATTAGGCTCGATAATTATTGCTGAACTCATGGTTTGCTGCATTCAGACATTGAACCTCATCTCTTTTGCATGTAAAGGCTTGATATGCATAATGTTGACATTGTTGCTTTCATCGGCTAACTTTTGGTTCtgtatctttttttctttttcttgttgtcAAGAATAGGTCCAAGAAGTTCTCTGttttatttgaaacaaaataGCATATCTATATTAAACTTTGCAGGTTGCTAAATTATCTGCTAGTATTCCACTATTCTTATTCCTCAAGCCAATGTCTGTCTAGAATAGGTCC
Above is a genomic segment from Corylus avellana chromosome ca9, CavTom2PMs-1.0 containing:
- the LOC132161775 gene encoding DNA-directed RNA polymerases II, IV and V subunit 6A-like — encoded protein: MADEDYNDLDMGYEDEPVEPEIEEGAEEEVENNNNEDVAGDPVETEEKEEQQPVQRPRKTSKYMTKYERARILGTRALQISMNAPVMVELEGETDPLEIAMKELRERKVPFTIRRYLPDGSYEDWGVDELIVEDSWKRQVGGD